A stretch of the Medicago truncatula cultivar Jemalong A17 chromosome 5, MtrunA17r5.0-ANR, whole genome shotgun sequence genome encodes the following:
- the LOC120580721 gene encoding uncharacterized protein isoform X2 has translation MPEKNKNRRKFILSVEARDWVETTVRDAWRRYKYKIKQHHFLKYPNMTERLKHRPPKVPIAHFRALCEFWSKEPIQALAESNARNRAQLKWLHRMGPQNFSLTREKLREKEKREPTQSEMFFETRKGSRGKQLDEETGKVFSPTSRNG, from the exons ATgccggaaaaaaataaaaaccgt cgGAAGTTTATCTTGTCGGTTGAAGCACGAGATTGGGTTGAGACTACTGTTAGAGATGCATGGAGAAGATACAAGTACAAGATTAAGCAACATCATTTTCTAAAGTATCCCAACATGACCGAAAGACTTAAACATCGTCCTCCAAAGGTGCCAATAGCTCATTTTAGGGCGCTTTGTGAATTCTGGAGTAAGGAGCCTATACAA GCATTGGCTGAAAGTAACGCTAGAAATAGAGCTCAGCTGAAGTGGCTGCATCGAATGGGTCCCCAAAACTTCTCTCTGACTCGTGAAAAACTG cgtgaaaaggaaaaaagagagCCCACTCAATCAGAAATGTTTTTTGAAACTCGAAAAGGAAGTAGAGGAAAACAATTGGATGAAGAAACTGGAAAAGTAttt TCCCCAACTTCAAGAAATGGTTGA
- the LOC120580721 gene encoding uncharacterized protein isoform X1 — protein sequence MPEKNKNRVWRYANRKFILSVEARDWVETTVRDAWRRYKYKIKQHHFLKYPNMTERLKHRPPKVPIAHFRALCEFWSKEPIQALAESNARNRAQLKWLHRMGPQNFSLTREKLREKEKREPTQSEMFFETRKGSRGKQLDEETGKVFSPTSRNG from the exons ATgccggaaaaaaataaaaaccgtGTATGGAGATATGCTAAT cgGAAGTTTATCTTGTCGGTTGAAGCACGAGATTGGGTTGAGACTACTGTTAGAGATGCATGGAGAAGATACAAGTACAAGATTAAGCAACATCATTTTCTAAAGTATCCCAACATGACCGAAAGACTTAAACATCGTCCTCCAAAGGTGCCAATAGCTCATTTTAGGGCGCTTTGTGAATTCTGGAGTAAGGAGCCTATACAA GCATTGGCTGAAAGTAACGCTAGAAATAGAGCTCAGCTGAAGTGGCTGCATCGAATGGGTCCCCAAAACTTCTCTCTGACTCGTGAAAAACTG cgtgaaaaggaaaaaagagagCCCACTCAATCAGAAATGTTTTTTGAAACTCGAAAAGGAAGTAGAGGAAAACAATTGGATGAAGAAACTGGAAAAGTAttt TCCCCAACTTCAAGAAATGGTTGA
- the LOC112422067 gene encoding uncharacterized protein — MENVRSVKAGGSRRPTTQSPAEGFDLPFQARSSVELKKMFQHQIKQEKIEKLHERLQGNNREMPQGIIEVVDETPKKGTQQEQVQKVDGNLEKDAMTKKLKKAKLSQPQAMKDGAHRNKEVVQQTPKSKGTQQERVQKVGGDLDKDAITKKIKKVKLSQPQAMKDYEHGDKEVVQQTQKRRTNGKATINGLNEKLHAKNRVLEVATKQTERPRILQPQAKKNFAQGMLKKRTHENLLDNNREKIQKVDKTVARKLLIPSKIAKPDKPNISLDTMMSKTECSKKAKRVPTCPSMLIHDYVELHKSKEMEATKSNNGEKPGSNFHPSSSKNQPLSGKNRVEDSREPVVNEEEENTNREEEQGN, encoded by the exons ATGGAGAATGTAAGAAGTGTGAAAGCTGGTGGTTCGCGTAGGCCTACTACTCAAAGTCCTGCTGAAGGATTTGATTTACCTTTTCAAGCTAGATCAAGCGTTGAGTTGAAAAAGATGTTTCAACATCAAATTAagcaagaaaaaattgaaaagttgcATGAGAGGCTGCAGGGAAACAATAGAGAAATGCCTCAAGGGATTATAGAAGTTGTAGACG AAACACCAAAAAAAGGAACTCAGCAAGAACAAGTTCAAAAGGTTGACGGTAATTTGGAGAAAGATGCAATGacaaagaaattgaagaaagcCAAACTCTCGCAACCTCAAGCAATGAAAGATGGTGCACATCGTAACAAAGAAGTTGTACAAC AAACACCAAAAAGCAAAGGAACTCAGCAAGAAAGAGTTCAAAAGGTTGGTGGCGATTTGGACAAAGATGCAATCacaaagaaaattaagaaagtCAAACTCTCACAACCTCAAGCAATGAAAGATTATGAACATGGTGACAAAGAAGTTGTACAAC AAACACAAAAGAGAAGAACTAATGGGAAAGCTACAATCAATGGACTGAATGAGAAACTACATGCAAAAAATAGAGTTCTAGAGGTTGCTACAAAGCAAACAGAGAGGCCTAGGATTTTGCAACCACAAGCTAAGAAGAATTTTGCTCAAG GAATGCTGAAAAAAAGAACTCATGAGAATCTACTagacaacaatagagagaaaattcaAAAGGTGGATAAAACAGTTGCAAGGAAGTTACTTATTCCTTCCAAAATAGCGAAACCTGATAAACCTAATATATCTTTGGACACAATGATGTCAAAAACTGAATGCTCTAAAAAGGCAAAGAGGGTGCCTACATGCCCATCAATGTTGATTCATGATTATGTGGAACTTCACAAGTCAAAAGAGATGGAAGCAACCAAGTCAAACAATGGAGAAAAACCGGGAAGCAACTTTCACCCTAGCTCTAGTAAAAATCAGCCACTGTCTGGCAAAAATAGAGTGGAAGATTCGAGAGAACCGGTAGTcaatgaagaagaggaaaacacaaatagagaagaagaacaagGTAATTAG